One Sulfolobus sp. S-194 DNA segment encodes these proteins:
- a CDS encoding PIN domain-containing protein — protein sequence MENKRICLDTDVLIDSFKRDPREIIGYYTTCVNLYEFLRGLAFIGKSVDDFKVWIETSLNVLCIDNSSLKIASKIYADLKKKGNLIEDPDLLIASICIANNLALRTNNKRHFRRLEEYGLRLI from the coding sequence TTGGAGAATAAGAGAATTTGTTTAGATACGGATGTACTTATTGACTCTTTTAAGAGAGACCCTAGAGAGATTATAGGTTACTATACCACATGCGTAAATCTCTATGAATTCTTAAGGGGATTAGCTTTTATAGGGAAAAGCGTAGATGATTTTAAGGTCTGGATAGAGACTAGTCTTAACGTACTATGTATAGATAATAGTTCTTTAAAAATAGCCTCAAAGATTTATGCAGATCTAAAGAAAAAAGGGAATTTAATAGAAGACCCCGATCTACTCATAGCTTCCATATGCATAGCAAATAACTTAGCTTTAAGAACAAACAACAAAAGACATTTTAGAAGATTAGAAGAATATGGCCTTAGGCTCATATAA
- a CDS encoding VapB-type antitoxin — protein sequence MKSTITVSKKVKEVLERKKKEMEIKLDKPLTWDEFFQEVFKEENIPKLTEEEAETLKKLVLEDRKNWRIREFV from the coding sequence GTGAAGTCAACAATAACTGTCAGTAAAAAAGTCAAGGAAGTCCTTGAGAGGAAGAAGAAGGAAATGGAAATTAAATTGGATAAACCTTTAACCTGGGATGAATTCTTCCAGGAGGTATTTAAAGAGGAGAATATACCTAAATTGACTGAAGAGGAAGCAGAAACTCTGAAAAAGCTAGTATTGGAGGATAGGAAGAATTGGAGAATAAGAGAATTTGTTTAG
- a CDS encoding MFS transporter, with protein sequence MRLSWTSVLVSGMGVFTDGYNLYSLSLTIYLISNYISLNSVTEGILVAGSYFGAGIAALLFGILSDFKGRKRMYGIDVTLMSIGAIAQAISQNYIELFISRLLLGMGIGADYVLSPIIVAENAEAKNRGKLMVITFAVLWGLGAVFAAFIDQISSMFLPSSLVWRVVLGVGAIPAISVIMARRKLTETLQFLTKVKPDENELQKIKTNYGLLLGINVDKEKFINRLKASLPFIIVASVLWLLYDIYSSTFAIYGPIVIASNLGLTPITFTYVAQFFAGIPGQLLCIYLIDKLGRKILITIGYAGVAIWLVMYSLLLLDPYLFGFQPMNKLVGEAAFLGFSFYMLNYFFSAIGPASIIGSAMVTPELTYTKVRGTGQAISVAVDRFASATVISLFPSLVNIVGLGAMVGVYAGIAFLSSLITMLFVPETKGKELDEIIKPSLRHNQ encoded by the coding sequence ATGAGACTCAGCTGGACATCGGTTTTAGTTTCTGGTATGGGAGTATTTACCGATGGTTATAATCTTTACTCCCTTTCTTTAACAATATACCTAATATCAAACTATATATCACTAAATTCAGTTACTGAAGGAATATTAGTTGCTGGGTCATATTTTGGTGCCGGTATAGCGGCATTACTCTTTGGAATTCTCTCTGATTTTAAAGGAAGGAAAAGAATGTATGGAATAGACGTTACACTGATGAGTATAGGTGCTATTGCTCAAGCTATATCTCAAAACTATATTGAATTGTTTATTTCCCGACTATTATTGGGAATGGGTATTGGTGCAGATTATGTATTATCACCGATAATTGTTGCTGAAAATGCTGAGGCTAAAAATAGGGGCAAACTAATGGTCATAACTTTTGCTGTTTTATGGGGTTTGGGAGCAGTATTTGCGGCTTTTATAGATCAAATTTCCTCAATGTTTCTACCTTCAAGTCTAGTTTGGAGGGTTGTCTTAGGAGTCGGAGCTATTCCAGCAATTTCAGTAATAATGGCAAGAAGAAAACTCACAGAAACTTTACAGTTTCTAACGAAAGTTAAACCAGATGAAAATGAATTACAGAAAATTAAAACTAACTACGGTTTACTTTTAGGAATAAATGTGGATAAGGAGAAGTTTATAAATAGGCTAAAGGCATCCTTACCATTTATTATTGTTGCTTCAGTTTTATGGTTGTTATATGATATTTACTCTTCAACATTCGCGATTTATGGACCTATTGTAATTGCATCAAATTTAGGTTTGACACCAATAACATTCACTTATGTTGCGCAATTCTTTGCTGGAATACCAGGCCAGTTACTGTGCATTTACCTTATTGATAAATTAGGAAGAAAGATATTGATAACAATTGGTTATGCCGGTGTTGCTATATGGTTAGTCATGTATTCACTTTTACTACTAGATCCTTACTTATTCGGATTTCAACCAATGAATAAATTGGTAGGAGAAGCTGCATTTCTAGGCTTTTCATTTTATATGTTAAATTACTTCTTCTCTGCAATAGGGCCTGCTTCAATAATCGGTTCAGCTATGGTAACCCCAGAGTTAACTTATACGAAAGTTCGAGGAACTGGACAAGCAATAAGTGTTGCTGTCGATAGATTTGCCTCAGCTACTGTTATTTCCTTATTCCCATCATTAGTCAATATTGTAGGACTAGGGGCAATGGTAGGTGTTTATGCTGGTATAGCGTTTTTATCTAGTTTAATAACAATGTTATTTGTACCAGAAACTAAAGGGAAAGAACTCGATGAAATTATAAAGCCTTCTTTAAGACATAATCAATAA
- a CDS encoding elongator complex protein 3: MLVRKPIRMLSGVTIVSIMTHPHRCPHGKCIFCPGGVEYGTPQSYYGNEPTLMRAIENNYDPFYQVHSRLKQYEANSHIPSKVELIIMGGTFLSTPIDYQEWFVSEALEAMNRYPSDEKPKFVYLEDAQLRNETANVRCVGMTVETKPDWAKEWHADQMLRLGATKVELGVQTVYDDILKKTNRGHTVKDSIEATRILKDVGFKIVYHVMLGLPGSDPDKDLEAFKTLFEDPDFRPDMLKIYPTLVVETAPLAELWKKGLYKPYDTETLVELISEMYRYIPPWVRVMRIQRDIPANIILDGNKKGNLRELVEKRVKEKGIKNNEIRFREVGIRWFHDGILPKEPRLKKIEYEASEGTEVFLSFEDDDSILIGYLRLRHPSSKAHRSEINSKTTIVRELHVYGPEVPVNMLDDFSFQHKGYGSKLLMEAERISVEEFDAKRILVLSGIGAREYYRKKGYYKLGPYMAKDLA; this comes from the coding sequence GTGCTAGTGAGAAAACCAATAAGAATGCTATCTGGTGTTACAATAGTCTCTATTATGACTCATCCTCATAGGTGTCCCCACGGTAAATGTATATTCTGCCCAGGTGGTGTAGAATACGGGACTCCACAAAGTTATTATGGTAATGAACCAACATTAATGAGGGCTATAGAAAACAATTATGATCCATTTTACCAGGTTCATTCTAGGTTAAAGCAATACGAAGCAAATAGTCATATTCCTAGTAAAGTCGAGTTAATAATAATGGGTGGAACTTTTCTTTCTACACCTATTGATTATCAGGAATGGTTCGTTTCAGAAGCATTAGAAGCAATGAACAGATATCCCTCTGACGAAAAACCTAAATTCGTTTATTTAGAAGATGCACAGTTGAGAAATGAAACAGCGAACGTAAGATGTGTAGGGATGACTGTTGAGACAAAACCCGATTGGGCTAAGGAATGGCATGCAGATCAAATGCTAAGATTAGGAGCGACTAAAGTTGAATTAGGAGTACAAACAGTTTATGATGATATATTGAAAAAAACTAATAGAGGGCATACAGTTAAGGACTCAATAGAGGCAACTAGGATTCTAAAAGATGTCGGTTTCAAAATTGTATATCACGTTATGTTAGGCTTACCTGGGTCAGATCCAGATAAAGACTTAGAAGCATTTAAAACACTATTTGAAGACCCAGATTTTAGGCCAGATATGCTAAAAATTTACCCAACTCTGGTTGTTGAAACTGCCCCTTTAGCTGAGCTTTGGAAAAAAGGACTTTACAAACCCTATGATACTGAAACATTGGTTGAACTAATTTCTGAAATGTATAGATATATTCCCCCATGGGTTAGGGTAATGAGGATACAAAGGGATATTCCAGCTAACATAATTCTTGACGGCAACAAAAAGGGGAACTTACGAGAATTAGTTGAAAAAAGGGTAAAGGAAAAAGGTATTAAAAATAATGAAATTAGGTTTAGGGAAGTTGGGATAAGATGGTTCCATGACGGCATTTTACCAAAAGAACCAAGATTAAAGAAGATTGAATATGAGGCAAGTGAAGGTACTGAAGTTTTCCTTTCTTTCGAGGATGATGATAGTATTTTAATCGGTTATTTGAGATTGAGGCATCCATCTAGTAAAGCTCACAGATCGGAAATTAATTCAAAGACTACGATTGTTAGGGAGTTACATGTATATGGTCCAGAAGTTCCAGTCAATATGTTAGATGATTTCTCTTTCCAGCATAAGGGTTATGGAAGTAAACTATTAATGGAGGCGGAAAGGATTTCAGTGGAAGAATTTGATGCCAAAAGGATTTTAGTTCTTTCTGGAATTGGTGCAAGAGAATACTATAGGAAAAAAGGATATTATAAGTTAGGTCCTTATATGGCAAAAGACCTAGCGTAA
- a CDS encoding HEPN domain-containing protein → MEEHRSKALEYLNASKLNFEHGFYDIATVLAEEALYLYLVTCLINHDISIPWYLDFDGLLRILEKHDNRISEFRKNRKIVKMLDQIRIMFRYSSLVNISRDDAKEIISFVESIINSLR, encoded by the coding sequence ATGGAAGAACATAGAAGTAAGGCATTAGAGTATTTAAATGCGTCTAAGCTTAACTTCGAACATGGTTTTTATGACATTGCAACGGTACTTGCTGAAGAAGCTCTTTACTTATATCTTGTTACTTGCTTAATTAACCATGATATATCTATACCATGGTATTTAGACTTTGATGGACTTTTAAGAATTCTTGAAAAACACGATAATAGGATAAGCGAATTTAGAAAGAATAGGAAGATTGTAAAAATGCTGGATCAAATAAGAATTATGTTTAGGTATTCTTCACTTGTTAATATCTCTAGGGATGATGCTAAAGAAATAATATCATTTGTAGAAAGTATTATCAATTCTTTACGCTAG
- a CDS encoding 2-hydroxyacid dehydrogenase, whose translation MIISTVKLPEECKRLIPVKDEGITEDDIKNAEIIMLWPSQAREILPKAEKVKIIQTFSAGVDDFPFELLKKNQMLYSNAGAYSISVAEHAFALILALAKGVGVKKRVETYPLNNSTILILGAGGIGSEIAKIAKLGFNMYVLGVSRSFKGTHYDEKYSLKDLEKVIGRADVIVDTLPLNKETRGILNYSVLSKVREKCIIVNVGRAETIVEDDIYKVLKEKPGVRFGTDVFWRTDGKENFSTSKLWELENFIGTPHIAGATANERVLINALIQACKNVYRILNEGEGENKVKIEDYI comes from the coding sequence ATGATTATTTCTACAGTCAAATTACCCGAGGAATGTAAAAGATTAATCCCAGTAAAAGATGAAGGTATTACAGAAGATGATATAAAAAATGCTGAAATTATAATGCTATGGCCATCTCAAGCTAGGGAAATTTTACCTAAAGCTGAAAAAGTTAAAATAATTCAAACTTTTTCCGCTGGAGTTGACGATTTTCCTTTTGAATTACTAAAGAAAAATCAAATGTTATATTCTAATGCAGGTGCTTATTCTATATCAGTTGCTGAACACGCGTTTGCACTTATTTTAGCATTAGCTAAAGGTGTTGGAGTAAAGAAAAGAGTTGAGACTTATCCACTAAATAATTCTACGATATTAATTCTAGGTGCTGGTGGTATTGGATCTGAAATAGCAAAAATAGCAAAACTAGGTTTTAATATGTATGTTCTTGGTGTTTCACGATCATTTAAAGGAACTCATTACGATGAAAAATATTCGCTGAAAGATCTTGAAAAAGTTATAGGAAGAGCAGACGTTATAGTTGATACACTTCCATTAAATAAAGAGACTAGAGGTATACTGAATTACTCTGTTTTATCAAAAGTTAGGGAAAAATGTATAATTGTAAATGTGGGCAGGGCCGAGACTATCGTAGAAGACGATATATATAAGGTTTTGAAGGAAAAACCGGGAGTAAGGTTCGGTACTGATGTTTTTTGGAGAACTGATGGAAAGGAGAATTTTTCTACGTCTAAATTATGGGAATTAGAGAATTTTATCGGAACACCTCATATAGCTGGGGCTACGGCCAATGAAAGGGTATTAATTAATGCACTTATACAAGCATGCAAAAATGTATATAGGATACTTAATGAAGGTGAAGGAGAAAATAAGGTGAAAATTGAGGATTATATCTAA
- a CDS encoding APC family permease — protein sequence MSQRKLFLRESSGLVKNASLKDLVMLNVANMGAGLAVFEGISPYAVQGSLLWLASLITFLITLPLVFTYTYLLLKMPRTGGDYVWISRKLNGAIGSIMGVAFAFNMPPYFALSAFFSVASINLVFLELGTLQHISSLTYLANNVFVNPYGVLTLSQELLFYALAAISFLVIILVNIFRPKWGFTLTTILGIISSLTLIIAMIVVAINIPDFHERIPQFLTTFNISGTITPFHFSLPATLYMVPFFMSYAYIWLYGGPAVAAEAKEGSLKLNLILGSVLTFIMITFPFLIMDLAAGPAFNLAYYPSFTYNFWSVAIYLASNPILQWILGIGLIAWNYFIMAFGVVVFARYIFAFSFDRLFPAIFAKLNKYSSPVYAHILDLIATLVFLSLPLISPGGAIALYSYTPLAIAYLFIVSLAGIKVGLNDNDMKLLIMGIISAIIMAVVEAELLIPSNNYSFSVVSSSGVNWIATAYIISLVGLGVMSYFLAKYYRMKKEGIDISLIYKEIPPE from the coding sequence ATGTCCCAAAGGAAATTATTCCTTAGAGAAAGTTCTGGATTAGTAAAGAATGCATCTCTCAAAGATTTAGTTATGCTTAACGTAGCTAATATGGGTGCCGGTTTAGCAGTATTTGAAGGAATTTCACCTTATGCGGTTCAAGGATCATTACTTTGGTTAGCAAGCTTAATAACATTTTTAATAACCTTACCTTTAGTGTTTACTTATACCTACTTACTTTTAAAAATGCCTAGGACTGGTGGGGATTACGTTTGGATTTCAAGGAAATTGAACGGAGCTATAGGCTCTATAATGGGTGTTGCATTTGCTTTTAACATGCCACCTTACTTTGCTTTATCAGCATTCTTCTCAGTCGCCTCAATCAACTTAGTATTCTTAGAACTAGGCACATTACAACATATTTCATCTTTGACATATTTGGCAAATAATGTTTTTGTAAACCCTTATGGTGTTTTAACACTTTCACAAGAGCTATTATTCTATGCTTTAGCCGCAATTTCATTCTTAGTAATTATTCTTGTCAATATATTTAGACCGAAATGGGGTTTCACGTTAACTACAATTTTAGGAATAATATCTTCACTTACTCTCATAATTGCTATGATTGTTGTGGCAATTAATATCCCAGACTTCCATGAAAGAATACCGCAATTTTTAACAACTTTTAACATATCTGGTACAATAACTCCTTTCCACTTTAGTCTACCAGCAACACTTTATATGGTACCATTCTTTATGTCTTATGCATACATCTGGCTTTATGGTGGCCCAGCAGTTGCCGCTGAGGCTAAAGAAGGCTCATTAAAACTTAACTTAATTTTAGGTAGCGTATTAACGTTTATAATGATAACATTCCCCTTCCTAATTATGGATTTAGCAGCCGGTCCAGCATTTAATCTAGCTTACTACCCGTCTTTCACTTATAACTTCTGGAGTGTTGCAATTTATTTAGCATCAAATCCGATCCTTCAGTGGATTTTAGGAATTGGCCTGATAGCCTGGAATTACTTCATAATGGCTTTTGGCGTAGTAGTATTTGCTAGATATATTTTTGCCTTCTCCTTTGACAGATTATTTCCAGCAATTTTTGCTAAACTTAATAAGTACTCTTCACCAGTTTATGCCCATATACTTGATTTAATAGCAACCCTAGTTTTCCTGTCTTTGCCATTAATTTCTCCAGGTGGTGCAATAGCACTTTATTCCTATACTCCATTAGCGATTGCCTATCTCTTTATCGTATCCTTAGCTGGAATAAAAGTGGGTTTAAACGATAACGATATGAAGCTTCTTATAATGGGCATAATTTCTGCCATAATAATGGCTGTTGTAGAGGCTGAGTTGTTAATACCCAGTAACAATTACTCTTTCAGTGTTGTATCAAGTTCTGGTGTGAATTGGATTGCAACTGCTTATATAATTTCTCTCGTAGGTTTAGGAGTAATGTCATACTTTTTAGCTAAATATTATAGGATGAAAAAGGAAGGAATAGATATATCACTTATCTACAAAGAAATCCCACCAGAATAA
- a CDS encoding RNA repair domain-containing protein: MRIKDAINKIFYTRKDVSEIYLIIRDRVKGISEIPFSNIERIDNYYVYLNDSETVIPLHRVIEIREKGKTLWKR; the protein is encoded by the coding sequence ATGCGAATAAAGGATGCTATCAACAAGATTTTTTACACTCGCAAGGATGTAAGTGAGATTTACTTAATAATTAGAGATAGAGTTAAGGGAATAAGTGAGATTCCCTTTTCAAATATTGAAAGAATAGATAACTATTATGTCTACTTAAATGACAGTGAAACTGTAATCCCCCTGCATAGGGTTATTGAAATAAGAGAAAAAGGTAAAACCTTGTGGAAGAGATGA
- a CDS encoding nitroreductase family protein, which translates to MNDILEFLIKRRSVRSFQQKPVDLELIKQLIYVANHAPNSMNNEPWKFIIITDEEIKKKLSTLHKGASHIALAPIGIAVVAEPDISPETWMVDVVNATMYFVLAAYSVGLGVGWIAAYENKKAKEILGIPDNKVLVTLLSVGYPDPNYKPREKNVKNPENVMFLNKWGNMLIRIKEN; encoded by the coding sequence ATGAACGACATTCTTGAGTTTCTAATAAAGAGAAGAAGTGTGAGAAGTTTTCAACAAAAACCTGTAGATCTAGAGTTAATAAAACAATTAATATATGTAGCTAATCATGCACCAAATTCAATGAATAATGAACCTTGGAAATTTATCATCATAACAGATGAGGAGATAAAAAAGAAACTTTCCACTTTACATAAAGGGGCTTCACATATAGCTTTAGCACCTATAGGCATAGCTGTAGTGGCTGAGCCAGATATTAGCCCAGAAACATGGATGGTCGATGTCGTAAATGCTACTATGTACTTTGTGTTAGCAGCATATTCTGTAGGTTTGGGAGTTGGATGGATTGCAGCTTATGAAAATAAAAAGGCTAAAGAGATCTTAGGAATACCAGACAATAAAGTCCTAGTTACGTTACTTTCCGTAGGCTACCCAGATCCTAATTATAAGCCTAGAGAGAAGAATGTGAAAAATCCGGAGAATGTAATGTTCCTAAATAAGTGGGGCAATATGTTAATTAGGATAAAGGAGAACTAG
- a CDS encoding PEP/pyruvate-binding domain-containing protein, giving the protein MNYTYKLDEINLNMISVVGRKSAYLGELYKMGFDIPSGFVISSIGVNEILKDIQSDINSILSSVNLNNQTDLEKKSRVIRSLILNSRIKEEIEEEILERFNSLNSKYVAVRATVTSPLSGTSFAGEYETDLFVTKDTLIESVKKVIASYYSPRAIAYRLLNQDSSGIAILVQNMINPTVAGTAFSLHPLTEETGYVFIESAFGLGESVTKGLVTPDQYIISKATRSLVSKRISKKVVKLVYDYGEKRIKTIEIQEDSESLKERDAVRVANMTIAVEEIFKRNVNIEWAIDGNKLYLLEVRGVRKIYPEV; this is encoded by the coding sequence ATGAATTATACATACAAGCTAGACGAAATTAACCTAAATATGATATCAGTAGTAGGAAGGAAGAGTGCTTACTTAGGAGAACTATATAAAATGGGATTTGATATACCGTCTGGATTTGTTATTTCATCAATAGGAGTTAACGAAATACTAAAGGATATTCAATCAGATATAAATTCAATTTTATCATCAGTGAATTTAAATAATCAGACTGATTTAGAAAAGAAAAGTAGGGTTATCAGAAGTCTGATTTTAAATTCTAGAATAAAAGAAGAAATAGAGGAAGAAATTTTAGAGAGATTTAATTCTTTAAATTCTAAGTACGTAGCAGTAAGAGCTACTGTAACTTCTCCTTTAAGTGGGACTAGTTTTGCTGGAGAATATGAAACAGACCTCTTTGTAACCAAAGATACTTTAATAGAGAGTGTGAAAAAGGTAATAGCTTCTTATTATAGTCCTAGGGCTATAGCGTATAGGCTTTTAAATCAAGATAGTTCTGGCATAGCAATTCTCGTTCAGAATATGATAAATCCTACAGTTGCTGGAACAGCATTTTCGTTGCATCCTTTAACAGAAGAAACTGGTTATGTGTTTATAGAATCTGCATTCGGCTTAGGGGAGAGTGTTACAAAAGGACTTGTAACTCCAGATCAATATATTATAAGTAAAGCTACAAGGAGTTTAGTTTCAAAGAGAATATCAAAAAAAGTTGTTAAACTCGTTTATGACTATGGAGAAAAAAGAATAAAGACGATTGAGATACAAGAAGATTCCGAAAGTTTAAAGGAAAGAGATGCTGTTAGAGTTGCAAATATGACAATAGCTGTAGAGGAAATATTCAAAAGGAACGTAAACATTGAATGGGCTATTGATGGAAATAAGCTTTATTTACTAGAAGTTAGAGGTGTAAGAAAAATTTACCCAGAAGTTTAA
- a CDS encoding winged helix DNA-binding protein, translating to MKRLSPSTKLVLEIISSRKIVKFKELKEITGLSTRTLRYALKELKEMGLIKVLPCLEDARERLYALTEIEECYKINKD from the coding sequence ATGAAAAGACTTTCCCCTTCAACCAAACTCGTTCTTGAGATAATATCTAGTCGTAAGATTGTTAAGTTTAAAGAGTTGAAAGAAATAACTGGACTTTCAACTAGAACTTTACGTTACGCATTAAAGGAGTTGAAAGAAATGGGACTTATAAAGGTTTTACCTTGCTTAGAAGATGCTAGAGAAAGACTTTATGCCTTAACTGAAATTGAAGAATGTTATAAAATAAATAAAGATTAA
- a CDS encoding ABC transporter ATP-binding protein yields MIETKSLKVYYKTPRGIVRAVDNVNISVREKEIVALVGESGSGKTTLGKTILGLIKPTDGKILWNGKEITKLKGKNLKEFRLKNQIIYQDPFDAIDIRLRVYDVVAEGIRLHKLAKSKQEEREMVYNILKSVGLSPPEQFSIAYPTQLSGGQLQRVAIARAIVLNPDFVVADEPVSMLDVSIRADILNIFLNLRENQGTSILMITHDLATAAYVADRIYVMYLGKIVEYGRTDQIVDNPRHPYTQALISSIPIPEPGYVIQAKLSEPDSPVPENGCPLYPRCPFRKEICRKEEPELKEIEPEHYVACHLY; encoded by the coding sequence ATGATTGAAACTAAAAGCCTTAAAGTTTATTATAAAACGCCAAGAGGAATTGTTCGTGCAGTAGATAATGTAAATATATCCGTTAGGGAAAAAGAGATTGTAGCCTTAGTAGGAGAATCTGGGAGTGGAAAAACAACATTAGGTAAAACAATTTTAGGGTTAATTAAACCTACAGATGGTAAAATTCTTTGGAATGGTAAAGAGATAACAAAGTTAAAGGGAAAAAACTTAAAGGAATTTAGATTAAAGAATCAAATCATATATCAAGATCCCTTCGATGCAATTGATATTAGACTGAGAGTTTATGATGTAGTTGCTGAAGGAATAAGGCTCCATAAATTAGCTAAAAGCAAACAAGAAGAAAGAGAAATGGTTTACAATATTTTAAAATCTGTCGGCTTATCACCACCTGAGCAATTTAGTATTGCATATCCTACACAACTATCTGGAGGACAATTACAAAGAGTTGCAATTGCACGTGCTATTGTTTTAAATCCGGACTTTGTAGTTGCTGACGAACCAGTATCAATGTTAGATGTATCTATAAGAGCAGACATACTTAATATTTTTCTTAATTTGAGGGAAAATCAAGGTACCTCAATACTAATGATTACTCATGACTTAGCTACGGCAGCTTATGTTGCCGATAGAATTTATGTAATGTATTTAGGTAAAATAGTAGAATATGGAAGAACAGATCAAATAGTTGATAACCCAAGGCATCCATATACTCAAGCTCTTATTTCCTCAATTCCAATTCCAGAACCTGGTTACGTTATTCAAGCTAAACTTTCTGAGCCAGATTCACCGGTCCCAGAAAATGGCTGTCCATTATATCCAAGATGTCCATTTAGGAAAGAGATATGTAGGAAAGAAGAGCCAGAATTAAAGGAAATTGAGCCAGAACATTATGTCGCATGCCACTTATACTGA
- a CDS encoding ABC transporter ATP-binding protein: MIDSAILSIKGLKTYYKTRDGYVKAVDDVSFDVPKGSVVGIAGESGSGKSTIVQSIFKVLPRNAEIKDGKIEFEGKDILKIDEKIFNKEIRWKKISWIPQVSMDVLDPVYKIKDQLLETIFAHEDMSKAEAMELIVNQLKAVNLPLEILDRYPFELSGGQKQRVIIATALLLNPELVIADEPTTALDVIVQAQILNIIRNLKNERKFSMIFVTHDLALLAGISDYIVILYAGKVVEMGRTEEVFKSPLHPYTQLLLKSIPDIRKRKEKLQGIPGEPPDLVNPPQGCRFYPRCPLAMDICKREEPQLINVSPTHYVACHLRK; encoded by the coding sequence ATGATTGATAGTGCTATTCTTTCGATAAAAGGATTAAAAACATATTATAAAACTAGAGATGGTTATGTAAAAGCTGTTGATGATGTAAGTTTTGATGTTCCTAAAGGTTCTGTTGTAGGTATTGCTGGTGAGTCTGGATCTGGTAAATCTACCATTGTTCAGAGCATATTCAAAGTTTTACCTAGAAACGCTGAAATCAAAGATGGAAAGATAGAATTTGAAGGTAAGGATATACTTAAAATAGATGAAAAAATCTTCAATAAGGAAATTAGATGGAAGAAAATAAGTTGGATACCACAAGTATCAATGGATGTTTTAGATCCAGTGTATAAAATTAAAGACCAACTTTTAGAGACTATTTTTGCTCATGAAGATATGAGTAAGGCAGAAGCTATGGAGTTGATTGTTAATCAATTAAAGGCCGTTAACTTACCTTTAGAAATTTTAGACAGATATCCATTTGAACTTTCTGGAGGACAAAAACAGAGAGTTATTATAGCTACTGCTTTACTATTAAACCCAGAATTAGTAATAGCAGATGAACCTACTACAGCTCTGGACGTTATTGTTCAAGCTCAGATACTAAATATTATTAGAAATCTTAAGAATGAAAGAAAATTTAGCATGATCTTTGTAACTCATGACTTAGCACTACTTGCTGGGATAAGTGATTATATTGTTATCCTATACGCTGGTAAGGTTGTTGAAATGGGAAGGACTGAAGAAGTGTTTAAGTCTCCTCTTCATCCATATACACAATTATTACTAAAGTCAATCCCAGATATTAGAAAAAGAAAAGAAAAATTGCAAGGAATTCCAGGTGAACCACCAGACCTGGTTAATCCACCACAAGGATGTAGATTTTATCCTAGATGCCCATTAGCCATGGATATATGTAAGAGAGAAGAACCTCAATTAATTAATGTGAGTCCTACTCATTATGTGGCTTGTCATTTAAGGAAGTGA